In Atribacteraceae bacterium, the genomic stretch TCGCTTACGAAGCCGGTAAAGCGCTACGCATTTTGAAGGACAAGAATCATCCACTCAACCCCGGTTTTTTTTCAGGATCAACGCCCCCTGGTTGACTCCCAGTGCCCTGGCTACCGGCAAACATTTGGCCTTCAGAAAAAAAAAGATGGTTTCCGGTCTGTCGCTTAGGGTTTCGAAGTTCCCTTGTCCTTTCGATATGATCAGGTCAGCTTTTTTCCAGATTTCCTGGAGTTGCGACGGTGCGCTTTCGACGAAGAAACCGATTTCCGGTCGTCCGGTGGTCAAGACCCGTGCGATTTGATTGATACGGACCG encodes the following:
- a CDS encoding ARMT1-like domain-containing protein codes for the protein VRINQIARVLTTGRPEIGFFVESAPSQLQEIWKKADLIISKGQGNFETLSDRPETIFFFLKAKCLPVARALGVNQGALILKKNRG